ACCACGGCGGTCAACTCCATGTCCTCCAGTTTGTCCATGAGCCGCTCGTAGGCCGTGGCCGGCACACAGTAGAAAACAGGTTCGTTGTGGTTGAGGATGGCCACGGGAAAGCCATCGCCAGAGGCAACAGTGGCCATGGGATTTTTTTTCAACTCTGATACGCTGGCCGCAACATCGGCAAGGATCTGACTGGGCATGTTCGCTCCTTATTTCGATTTATATTTAAGTCAAAAAATAGGTCTTTTCTTCGGAGCGGTCAAGCGGATGCGCATCAGGCATCAGCATGCAATACGACCCCACGTTCTTCAATAATCGTCCCGATCCCCCGGACGCACCGGGTGCCCG
This sequence is a window from Deltaproteobacteria bacterium. Protein-coding genes within it:
- a CDS encoding type II toxin-antitoxin system Phd/YefM family antitoxin, coding for MPSQILADVAASVSELKKNPMATVASGDGFPVAILNHNEPVFYCVPATAYERLMDKLEDMELTAVVTARQNQPEIAVEWDEL